CCGGACGATTCGACCAAGGGGAGAAACTGGCCCGGCAGCAACAAGCCGAGCCTTGGGTGCCGCCAGCGCAACAGGGCTTCCGCACCGACAATCTGGTCACTGCGCAGATCGACTATCGGCTGGTAGTGCAACTCAAGCTGCCCGCGCACAACCGCCTGCGCCAACTCGGTCGCCGTCCATCCGGCGGGCTGCGAGGTCGTCATGATCCGCCCCGGAAGGCCCGCAGTAGCCGCGTCACGGACAGAGCAAACAAGCCGGTCAGCGTGAGGGCTGCAATACCCCAATGCTCCCCGATGAATGCGCCGGCTGTCGTTCCGGCCAGCACAACGGCGAGAATCGGCAAATGACAGGGACAGGTGAGCACGGCCAGCGCGCCCCACAGGTAGCCGGTGAACGGCTTGCGTGTC
This sequence is a window from Orrella marina. Protein-coding genes within it:
- the merE gene encoding broad-spectrum mercury transporter MerE, which codes for MNGPERLPTKTRKPFTGYLWGALAVLTCPCHLPILAVVLAGTTAGAFIGEHWGIAALTLTGLFALSVTRLLRAFRGGS